A genomic stretch from Dissulfurispira thermophila includes:
- the dsrA gene encoding dissimilatory-type sulfite reductase subunit alpha — translation MPKKYETPLLDELEKGPFPSFVTEIKKAAAKNDMAADELGQLEKSYRDKRGYWKHGGIVGVRGYGSGVIGRYSSLPEEFPNVANFHTVRINSIAGFFYTSKFLKEACDIWDKYGSGLTNFHGSTGDLVLLGTNTENLEPVFAEFSSRGWDLGGSGSALRTPSCCVGPARCEWSNIDTLDITYSITQEWQDEMHRPAFPYKFKFKTAGCAVDCIASIARADCSIIGTWKGNIAIDQSEVANYAKKGMNIQEEIVNMCPSKCMSYDGKELKINDADCVRCMHCIAKMTKALKPTGEKGATILIGSKAPFVIGATLSWVIVPFMKMEPPYDEFKDLIRKMWEFWDEHGKNRERIGELIIRKGMREFLEYIGVEPQPQQVKEPRRDPFFFWTEADLQK, via the coding sequence ATGCCAAAGAAGTATGAGACCCCCCTGTTAGACGAACTGGAAAAAGGTCCATTTCCAAGCTTCGTGACAGAAATTAAGAAAGCGGCAGCAAAGAATGATATGGCTGCTGATGAGCTTGGCCAGCTTGAAAAGTCATACAGGGACAAACGTGGTTATTGGAAGCATGGCGGCATCGTTGGTGTCCGCGGTTATGGTTCAGGAGTTATTGGAAGGTATTCATCTCTTCCAGAGGAATTCCCCAATGTTGCAAACTTTCATACTGTAAGAATCAATTCCATTGCCGGTTTTTTCTACACATCAAAATTTCTTAAAGAGGCATGTGACATCTGGGATAAATATGGAAGTGGTCTTACAAACTTTCACGGTTCTACAGGCGATCTTGTTCTGCTCGGAACAAACACAGAAAATCTCGAGCCGGTATTTGCTGAATTCTCATCCCGTGGATGGGATCTTGGTGGTTCTGGTTCTGCTTTAAGGACACCGAGTTGCTGTGTTGGACCAGCAAGATGTGAATGGTCTAATATTGATACACTTGATATTACTTATAGCATTACACAGGAATGGCAGGATGAAATGCATAGACCTGCTTTTCCTTATAAGTTTAAATTCAAGACAGCAGGATGTGCAGTTGACTGTATAGCATCTATTGCCCGTGCAGACTGCTCAATAATTGGAACATGGAAGGGTAATATAGCAATTGATCAGTCAGAGGTTGCTAATTATGCAAAGAAGGGCATGAATATTCAGGAAGAGATTGTGAATATGTGCCCGAGTAAGTGCATGAGCTATGATGGAAAAGAGCTTAAAATAAATGATGCAGATTGTGTGAGATGTATGCACTGTATCGCAAAGATGACAAAGGCTTTAAAGCCAACTGGCGAGAAGGGTGCAACAATCCTTATTGGTAGTAAGGCACCATTTGTTATAGGTGCAACACTCTCATGGGTAATTGTTCCGTTTATGAAAATGGAACCGCCGTATGATGAATTCAAGGACCTCATCAGAAAGATGTGGGAGTTCTGGGATGAGCATGGAAAGAACAGAGAAAGAATTGGTGAGCTTATAATCAGAAAGGGCATGAGAGAGTTCCTTGAATATATTGGCGTTGAACCGCAGCCTCAACAGGTTAAGGAGCCAAGAAGAGACCCATTCTTCTTCTGGACAGAGGCAGATTTACAGAAATAA
- the dsrB gene encoding dissimilatory-type sulfite reductase subunit beta has protein sequence MALPQRRTDIGPPHYKDFLPPVIQKNYGDWKYHEVLSPGVMVHVANSGDKIWSVRVASPRLLSTDTIRDLADIAEKYCGGYIRWTTRNNVEFLVSDEKNLEPLQNELKQKKYMMGGIGSRISNIVHTQGWIHCHSAASDASGLVKVLMDEFADYFTTKETPNKVRMAVACCVNMCGAVHCSDIAVVAVHRKVPTIDHDKVKNMCEVPSTIAACPTGAISPDPAKKSVKINADKCMYCGNCFTVCPPIEIHDPEYDGVAIVVGGKVGNLRSNPKFSKLAVPFIKNNPPRWPEVTSTVRKILDAYVADAKKHERVGEWIERIGWEKFFKVTGLPFTFQHIDDFVIARETFRTAATFKW, from the coding sequence ATGGCATTACCACAGAGAAGAACAGATATAGGTCCACCTCATTATAAGGATTTCTTGCCTCCAGTTATCCAGAAAAACTATGGAGACTGGAAGTACCATGAAGTCCTGAGTCCGGGTGTGATGGTTCATGTTGCAAATAGCGGTGATAAAATATGGTCAGTGAGGGTAGCATCACCAAGGCTTCTTAGCACTGATACAATAAGGGATTTAGCAGATATAGCAGAAAAATACTGTGGAGGCTATATCAGGTGGACAACGAGAAATAATGTTGAGTTTCTTGTATCTGATGAGAAAAATCTTGAACCTCTTCAGAATGAACTCAAACAAAAGAAGTACATGATGGGCGGCATTGGAAGCAGGATAAGCAATATTGTCCATACACAAGGATGGATACACTGTCACTCTGCGGCATCAGATGCATCAGGACTTGTTAAGGTATTGATGGATGAATTTGCTGATTACTTTACAACAAAGGAAACACCTAACAAGGTGAGGATGGCAGTAGCATGCTGCGTTAACATGTGCGGTGCTGTTCACTGTTCTGATATAGCTGTTGTGGCTGTTCATAGGAAGGTGCCGACAATTGATCATGATAAGGTAAAAAATATGTGTGAGGTGCCATCAACAATTGCTGCATGCCCGACAGGTGCGATAAGTCCTGATCCAGCAAAGAAAAGCGTTAAGATTAATGCTGATAAGTGTATGTATTGCGGAAACTGCTTTACAGTCTGTCCTCCTATTGAAATCCATGACCCTGAGTACGATGGAGTTGCAATTGTGGTAGGTGGCAAGGTGGGTAATCTCAGGAGTAATCCGAAATTTTCAAAGTTAGCTGTTCCTTTTATTAAGAATAACCCTCCAAGGTGGCCAGAGGTTACTTCAACAGTAAGAAAAATCCTTGATGCCTATGTTGCAGATGCAAAGAAACATGAGAGAGTAGGCGAATGGATAGAGAGAATAGGCTGGGAAAAATTCTTTAAGGTTACAGGTTTGCCATTTACATTCCAGCATATTGATGATTTTGTTATCGCAAGGGAGACATTTAGGACAGCAGCAACATTTAAATGGTAA
- a CDS encoding RNA recognition motif domain-containing protein has translation MSKKIYVGNISFKATTDDIRELFSKQGEVESVNIITDQHTGRPKGFGFVEMASEEDAKKAIAALNGSVFMERTLSVAEAKPQQPRERRGGFEKRRGGFSGGRGTGRGRRT, from the coding sequence ATGAGTAAAAAGATTTATGTAGGCAACATCTCGTTTAAGGCAACAACGGATGACATCAGGGAACTCTTCTCGAAACAGGGGGAAGTAGAGTCAGTTAATATAATAACTGATCAGCATACAGGCCGACCAAAAGGATTTGGCTTTGTTGAAATGGCATCAGAGGAAGATGCCAAAAAAGCAATAGCAGCACTTAATGGTTCTGTATTTATGGAAAGAACACTTTCTGTTGCTGAAGCAAAACCACAACAACCCAGAGAAAGAAGAGGCGGTTTTGAAAAAAGAAGAGGTGGTTTTAGTGGAGGTAGAGGCACAGGGAGAGGCCGTAGGACATAA
- the gyrA gene encoding DNA gyrase subunit A yields the protein MSPQNTFISIEEEMKSSYLDYAMSVIIGRALPEVRDGLKPVQRRILYAMFREGLLPGKKYSKCAGVVGEVLKKYHPHGDTAVYDALVRLAQDFNMRYPLVDGQGNFGSIDGDPAAAYRYTEARLAKIAEELLSDIDKKTVDFTPNFDETTEEPVVLPTKIPNLLINGSAGIAVGMATNIPPHNLKEVVDGLIMLLENPDITINDLMAAIKGPDFPTGAIIYGTGGIIEAYTHGRGLIKVRAKVRIEREAKGGDSIIISELPYQVNKARLIEKIAELVREKRIEGISDIRDESDRDGIRIVIELKRGEVPQIILNNLYKHTQMESTFGIIMLALVNGQPHILNLKRMLGYFLQHRRDVILRRTRFELKKAEEKAHILEGLKIALDHLDAIITLIRNSKTPEEAKNGMVTKYPLTAIQAQAILDMKLQRLTGLEREKIVKDYEDTLKEIERLKEILGSEKLVSKIIKDELSEIKNKYGDERKTEILAETTELTIEDLITEEDMVITLSHNGYIKRNPLSIYRSQRRGGKGLTGMETKEEDYVEQLFIGSTHDYMLFFSNMGRLYWKKIYEIPEAGRTAKGKALVNLLPITEGERITTALNVKDFKEGFLVMFTKNGIVKKTALHEYSNPRSKGIIAVTLDEGDELIAVKRTTGKNDLIIGTKSGLAARFKEEDVRDVGRTARGVIGIRLSKGDEVVSADVIEENTNLLTVTEKGLGKRTKTEEYPVHGRGGKGVISIKLTEKSGNAVGLLQVKDEDEIVLITNSGKLIRTKANSISVQGRNTQGVKLMDLEADDRIVSVGRVVEEDQ from the coding sequence ATGTCGCCACAAAATACATTCATAAGCATAGAAGAAGAGATGAAGTCCAGCTACCTCGATTATGCAATGAGCGTAATTATCGGCAGGGCATTGCCAGAGGTAAGAGATGGGCTGAAACCTGTACAAAGAAGAATATTGTATGCCATGTTCAGAGAAGGACTCCTTCCCGGTAAGAAGTATTCAAAATGTGCTGGTGTTGTTGGTGAAGTCTTAAAAAAATACCACCCGCACGGCGATACAGCAGTCTATGATGCACTCGTAAGGCTTGCCCAGGACTTTAACATGAGATACCCACTTGTAGATGGACAGGGGAATTTTGGCTCCATAGATGGCGACCCCGCTGCTGCGTACAGATACACAGAGGCAAGGCTTGCAAAGATAGCAGAGGAACTCCTATCTGATATAGACAAAAAAACAGTAGACTTCACTCCCAATTTTGATGAGACAACAGAAGAGCCTGTTGTCTTGCCAACAAAAATTCCAAATCTACTCATAAATGGCTCTGCTGGGATAGCCGTTGGGATGGCTACAAATATACCTCCACATAATCTTAAAGAGGTTGTAGATGGACTAATAATGCTTCTTGAAAATCCTGATATTACAATTAACGACCTGATGGCTGCAATTAAAGGTCCTGATTTTCCAACAGGTGCAATAATTTATGGTACTGGAGGAATAATTGAAGCCTATACTCACGGCAGGGGATTAATAAAAGTAAGAGCAAAAGTAAGGATTGAGAGGGAAGCAAAAGGAGGAGACAGCATAATAATATCAGAACTTCCATATCAAGTAAATAAGGCAAGGCTTATAGAAAAAATAGCAGAACTTGTCCGTGAAAAGCGTATAGAAGGAATATCTGATATAAGAGATGAATCAGACAGAGACGGAATAAGGATAGTCATAGAATTAAAACGAGGGGAGGTTCCGCAAATAATTCTGAATAATCTATATAAACACACCCAGATGGAATCCACATTTGGAATAATTATGTTAGCGCTTGTTAACGGACAACCCCATATACTTAATCTGAAAAGGATGCTCGGATATTTCTTACAACACAGAAGAGATGTTATTTTACGGAGAACAAGGTTTGAATTAAAAAAAGCAGAAGAAAAGGCACACATCCTTGAAGGACTGAAAATTGCCCTCGACCATTTAGACGCAATAATAACCCTCATAAGAAACTCAAAAACACCAGAGGAAGCAAAAAATGGCATGGTAACAAAATATCCTCTGACAGCAATTCAAGCACAGGCAATACTTGATATGAAACTCCAGAGATTAACAGGACTTGAAAGGGAAAAGATTGTAAAAGACTATGAGGATACACTAAAGGAGATAGAGAGATTAAAAGAGATTTTAGGGAGTGAAAAACTCGTCTCAAAAATTATAAAAGATGAACTGTCAGAAATAAAAAACAAATATGGAGATGAAAGAAAAACAGAAATTTTAGCAGAGACGACAGAATTGACAATAGAAGACCTTATCACAGAAGAAGACATGGTCATCACGCTTTCACACAATGGTTATATAAAAAGAAATCCACTCTCTATTTACAGAAGCCAGCGTCGCGGTGGTAAGGGTTTAACTGGAATGGAAACAAAAGAAGAGGACTATGTAGAGCAATTGTTTATAGGCTCTACGCATGACTATATGCTATTTTTCAGTAACATGGGAAGGCTTTACTGGAAAAAAATATACGAAATACCGGAAGCAGGAAGGACAGCAAAGGGCAAGGCACTTGTTAATCTGTTACCTATTACAGAAGGGGAAAGGATAACAACGGCACTGAATGTCAAAGACTTTAAAGAGGGATTCCTTGTTATGTTCACAAAAAATGGCATAGTCAAGAAAACAGCATTGCACGAATATAGCAATCCAAGGAGCAAAGGAATAATAGCTGTAACTCTTGATGAAGGAGATGAACTTATTGCTGTAAAAAGGACAACAGGGAAAAATGATTTAATTATAGGCACAAAGAGCGGACTTGCTGCAAGGTTTAAGGAAGAAGATGTTAGGGATGTTGGAAGAACAGCCAGGGGTGTTATAGGAATAAGGCTGTCAAAGGGAGATGAAGTAGTGTCTGCTGATGTTATAGAAGAAAACACAAATCTTTTAACTGTTACAGAAAAAGGTCTCGGCAAAAGAACCAAGACAGAAGAATATCCTGTTCACGGTAGGGGAGGAAAAGGAGTTATATCCATAAAACTCACAGAAAAAAGCGGCAACGCAGTAGGACTCCTTCAGGTAAAGGACGAAGATGAAATAGTCTTGATAACAAATTCAGGGAAACTAATAAGAACAAAAGCTAACAGCATCTCTGTTCAGGGCAGAAATACACAAGGGGTCAAACTCATGGATTTAGAGGCTGATGACAGGATTGTAAGTGTAGGCAGGGTAGTAGAGGAAGATCAATAA
- the smc gene encoding chromosome segregation protein SMC: MKIKQIELIGFKSFADRTLFPLHSGITCIVGPNGCGKSNIVDAFRWVLGEQSAKSLRGEKMEEVIFQGSATKKQKGMAEVILTLSQSRQSSLSNISSGNGSNEDAHDEIHVARRLYRSGESEYILNKKQCRLKDIRDIFLDTGLDVKSYSILDQGKIGEIINTRPLERRFLIEEVAGVMKYKVRKAEAISKLESSKQNLQRINDIIYEVKRQINSLDRQVKKAERYKRLVSELKDIELRTAKREHTRLSTILKELLSEIDKLKESDASQRSELSTLENLIEAKRLELAEREKVLSEIENTLHEKERSISDSEKRIAVLKANIENKKSDINRLAIQQEEIKNKKEELSVKISELNEAENTLMSNIENISIELSEKKDWITDIETEITNKESDIEHQRKELFSISEKLSNKKNEFHKLQSSLENMKYRESIALKDIETIKSGMNDLEILIKEAEESIKTKTYEYQQLKSEKDALSMQIVSLKEDIENKKILITQERQDIASNISRLNSLKELIVDKSLADFISEGHNKYRVLSDIISADKGYEIAIEAAISEKINALIIDNIEDAISVVDIIKEKNLGRTAILYRGQKTETTDNKGQTITSINHDNIIGKASNFATFEDNEVKEKVFGITDTTYIVKDLQTAIEILFTHSHICTFTHPVHLVTLDGEIITSDGWLFAGHGKDILKRKREIRELEQKIEGQQIRIKDMESDLESYNNNLISKKDSLKNIEDMVIKTEKQLSLIEHSLRNYREEMDRKHRKLSFLNTELTNILQEMGSLKDILISKTEEINTLEKEFNQVNDNITALQESLSSIKENYEDARTHLTELKLSMASYREKIDAIKKQKDAISDTLIEFENKKEQAIKEILDAEEKIKESTIELQRLEDEIKSTVIEVDNIQVERTKLKDTISSENQEIISKSNLLRNIRAQIDEISQQITDINSKIVENSIRIENIEISINQKYGVDIKTLAIETDEFDALEDENKINELNTKIRELGPVNLGTIEEYEELKNRYDFLTKQQQDLTMSIAELEEAISRINTTTRRKLREAYDLLRTKFSDVFTNLFGGGKADIILTDEDNILESGLDIIAQPPGKKLQNINLLSGGEKALTSLALLFAGFLIKPSPLCILDEVDAPLDESNTVRFAQMIKELSRETQFIVITHNRTTMEIADYLYGITMEEPGVSKAISLQFADVVNIN; encoded by the coding sequence ATGAAAATCAAACAAATCGAGCTTATTGGTTTCAAATCCTTTGCTGACAGGACATTATTTCCTCTGCACAGCGGCATTACATGCATTGTGGGACCAAATGGCTGCGGAAAGAGCAATATAGTCGACGCATTCAGATGGGTGCTCGGGGAACAAAGTGCAAAAAGCCTGCGCGGTGAAAAAATGGAAGAAGTTATATTTCAAGGTTCCGCTACAAAAAAACAAAAAGGGATGGCAGAGGTCATCCTCACACTTTCACAGTCCAGACAATCATCTTTAAGCAATATAAGCAGCGGAAATGGTTCAAACGAAGATGCCCATGATGAAATTCATGTTGCCAGAAGGCTGTACAGGTCAGGTGAAAGCGAATATATACTAAACAAAAAACAGTGCAGACTTAAGGACATAAGAGATATATTTCTTGACACAGGTCTTGATGTAAAAAGTTATTCAATACTCGACCAGGGCAAAATAGGAGAAATAATTAACACAAGACCCCTCGAAAGACGTTTCCTTATAGAAGAAGTTGCGGGGGTAATGAAATACAAGGTCAGAAAAGCAGAGGCCATTTCAAAACTCGAATCATCAAAACAGAATTTGCAGAGAATAAATGACATTATATATGAAGTAAAGCGACAGATAAACAGCCTCGACAGACAAGTAAAAAAAGCCGAGCGATACAAAAGATTGGTTAGCGAACTAAAAGATATTGAACTCAGAACAGCAAAAAGGGAGCACACAAGACTCTCAACAATACTAAAAGAACTCCTGTCAGAGATTGATAAATTAAAAGAATCAGATGCATCACAGAGGAGTGAACTCTCCACATTAGAAAACCTCATAGAAGCTAAGCGACTCGAACTTGCAGAAAGGGAGAAGGTCCTATCAGAAATTGAAAATACCCTGCACGAAAAAGAGCGATCTATATCAGATTCTGAAAAGCGCATAGCGGTGCTAAAAGCAAACATAGAAAACAAAAAGTCAGATATAAACAGGCTTGCCATCCAGCAAGAAGAGATAAAAAATAAAAAAGAGGAACTCTCCGTGAAGATTTCAGAACTCAATGAGGCAGAAAACACTCTGATGTCTAATATAGAGAATATATCTATAGAGTTGAGTGAGAAGAAAGATTGGATAACAGACATAGAGACGGAGATTACTAATAAGGAATCTGATATAGAACATCAAAGGAAAGAGCTTTTCAGTATATCGGAAAAACTCAGCAACAAGAAAAATGAGTTTCACAAACTCCAATCATCTCTTGAAAATATGAAATATCGTGAATCGATTGCCCTTAAGGACATAGAAACTATAAAATCAGGAATGAATGATCTCGAAATATTAATCAAGGAAGCAGAAGAATCCATAAAAACAAAGACCTATGAATACCAGCAACTCAAATCTGAAAAAGACGCTTTAAGCATGCAAATAGTTAGTTTAAAAGAAGACATCGAGAATAAAAAGATACTAATAACACAAGAAAGACAAGATATTGCCTCAAATATATCACGACTCAATTCATTAAAGGAATTAATAGTAGATAAATCTCTCGCAGATTTTATATCAGAAGGCCACAACAAATATAGAGTTTTATCAGATATTATCAGTGCGGATAAAGGCTATGAAATAGCTATCGAGGCTGCTATCTCAGAGAAAATCAATGCATTGATAATAGATAATATCGAAGATGCTATTTCAGTAGTAGATATTATCAAAGAAAAAAATCTTGGCAGGACAGCAATATTATACAGAGGACAGAAGACAGAGACAACAGATAACAAGGGACAGACGATAACAAGTATTAATCATGATAACATTATTGGCAAGGCATCAAACTTTGCAACATTCGAGGATAATGAAGTCAAGGAAAAGGTATTTGGCATAACAGATACTACTTATATAGTAAAAGACTTACAAACCGCTATAGAAATCCTTTTCACACATTCCCACATTTGCACATTCACCCATCCCGTTCATCTTGTTACACTCGATGGGGAAATTATAACCAGCGACGGGTGGCTATTTGCAGGGCACGGAAAGGATATTTTAAAGAGAAAAAGAGAGATAAGAGAACTTGAGCAGAAGATTGAAGGGCAACAGATTAGAATAAAAGATATGGAGTCAGACCTCGAGTCTTACAACAATAATCTGATAAGCAAAAAAGACTCTCTAAAAAATATAGAAGACATGGTCATCAAAACAGAAAAACAACTTTCTCTTATAGAACATTCCCTGAGAAATTATAGAGAAGAAATGGACAGAAAACATAGAAAACTCTCCTTCCTGAATACCGAATTAACTAATATCTTACAGGAAATGGGATCTTTAAAAGACATTCTCATATCAAAAACAGAAGAAATCAATACACTCGAAAAAGAATTTAATCAGGTCAATGATAACATAACAGCCTTACAGGAATCTCTTTCGTCTATAAAAGAGAATTATGAAGATGCAAGAACACACCTTACTGAATTAAAACTTTCTATGGCATCATACAGAGAAAAAATAGATGCAATCAAAAAACAAAAGGATGCAATCAGTGACACCTTAATAGAATTTGAAAATAAAAAAGAGCAAGCTATAAAAGAGATTCTTGATGCAGAAGAAAAAATAAAAGAATCAACTATCGAACTCCAGAGACTTGAAGATGAAATAAAATCTACTGTTATCGAGGTTGATAACATACAGGTTGAGCGGACAAAATTAAAAGACACCATTAGCTCCGAAAATCAAGAAATAATTTCAAAAAGCAACCTGTTAAGAAATATCAGGGCTCAGATAGATGAAATATCCCAGCAGATAACTGATATTAACTCAAAGATAGTTGAAAACAGCATCAGGATAGAAAATATCGAAATATCCATAAATCAAAAATATGGGGTTGATATAAAAACGCTTGCAATAGAAACAGACGAATTCGATGCATTAGAAGATGAAAATAAAATCAATGAACTCAACACAAAGATACGGGAACTCGGGCCTGTAAACTTGGGCACTATAGAAGAATATGAAGAACTCAAAAACCGCTATGATTTTCTGACAAAACAACAACAGGACCTGACCATGTCCATTGCAGAGCTTGAAGAGGCAATAAGTAGGATAAACACAACAACAAGACGAAAGCTCAGGGAGGCATATGATTTATTAAGGACAAAATTCTCTGATGTCTTCACAAACCTTTTTGGGGGTGGAAAGGCAGATATCATCCTTACTGATGAAGATAATATCCTCGAATCAGGACTGGACATAATAGCACAGCCTCCGGGCAAAAAACTTCAGAATATTAATCTGCTTTCAGGCGGCGAAAAGGCTCTGACATCTCTTGCCCTTCTATTTGCAGGATTCTTGATAAAGCCAAGCCCTCTCTGTATTCTCGACGAGGTGGACGCGCCTCTGGATGAGTCCAATACCGTTAGATTTGCTCAAATGATAAAGGAACTTTCCAGAGAAACACAGTTCATTGTTATCACGCACAACAGGACAACAATGGAAATTGCTGATTATCTTTATGGAATCACGATGGAAGAGCCGGGTGTATCAAAAGCAATTTCCTTGCAATTTGCTGATGTAGTAAATATAAACTGA
- a CDS encoding FAD-binding oxidoreductase, whose protein sequence is MKNSLLSGIQISTDKEDLICYSFDASIAESALPEAVAWPKNTNEVIRLIKYANENNLSIIPRGAGTGMAGASVPSANCIVLSFEKMRKILDVDTKNMTVVVEPGIVNRRLQKEMEYLGYFYPPDPASMNICTIGGNVATNAGGPRALKYGVTRNYIMEIEAAIADGKLITTGGRTYKKAVGYDLRNLLIGSEGTLAISTKICLKILPLPEDIMTLLVFFKNIEASGIAISKIISAKIIPRTMEFMDRFAIEAIENYKPTGLPLDIAALLLIELDGYPATIKKEAERIVDICHSLGGEATVAEDDMARERLWEARRSISPALYHIKPTKINEDIVVPRDKIPLILTELQRISEETRIKIISFGHAGDGNIHVNVMVDRDNKEEYAKGWEIIKKIFEITLKLGGSISGEHGIGITKAPYINMEIKEKELELMKGIKGIFDPRGIMNPGKILG, encoded by the coding sequence ATGAAAAACTCTTTGCTTTCTGGTATCCAAATATCTACTGATAAAGAAGACCTCATATGTTACAGTTTCGATGCATCCATTGCAGAATCAGCACTTCCAGAGGCAGTTGCATGGCCCAAAAACACTAATGAAGTAATAAGGCTTATCAAATATGCTAATGAAAATAATCTTTCCATAATACCTCGAGGGGCAGGTACAGGCATGGCAGGGGCATCTGTTCCTTCTGCAAATTGCATTGTCTTGAGTTTTGAGAAAATGCGTAAGATACTCGATGTTGACACAAAAAATATGACCGTGGTTGTAGAACCGGGTATCGTGAACAGAAGACTTCAGAAAGAAATGGAGTATCTTGGTTATTTTTATCCACCAGACCCTGCAAGTATGAATATATGTACAATCGGAGGAAATGTGGCAACAAATGCAGGAGGACCAAGGGCGCTAAAATATGGTGTTACAAGAAATTACATAATGGAAATAGAGGCAGCTATCGCTGACGGAAAACTTATAACTACAGGTGGAAGAACTTATAAAAAAGCTGTTGGCTATGATTTAAGAAATCTCCTTATAGGTTCTGAAGGAACTCTTGCTATTTCTACAAAGATATGTCTTAAAATACTCCCCCTTCCTGAAGATATAATGACCCTCCTTGTGTTTTTCAAAAATATCGAGGCATCAGGGATAGCTATATCAAAGATAATATCAGCAAAGATAATTCCGAGAACAATGGAATTTATGGATAGATTTGCAATAGAAGCAATAGAAAATTACAAACCAACAGGACTTCCCCTGGATATTGCAGCACTGCTTCTTATAGAGCTTGATGGATACCCTGCTACAATTAAAAAAGAGGCAGAACGGATAGTTGATATATGCCATTCCCTTGGTGGAGAGGCTACAGTTGCAGAGGATGACATGGCAAGGGAAAGGCTCTGGGAGGCAAGGAGGTCAATATCACCTGCCCTTTATCACATCAAGCCAACAAAGATAAATGAAGATATTGTTGTGCCGAGGGATAAGATCCCATTAATACTCACTGAACTGCAGAGGATTTCAGAAGAAACCAGAATAAAAATCATCAGCTTCGGCCATGCAGGCGACGGCAACATCCATGTGAATGTGATGGTGGATAGAGACAACAAAGAAGAATATGCAAAAGGCTGGGAGATCATAAAAAAGATTTTCGAGATAACACTTAAGCTCGGTGGGTCGATTTCAGGAGAGCATGGGATAGGCATTACAAAGGCACCTTACATCAATATGGAAATTAAAGAAAAAGAGCTTGAATTAATGAAAGGCATCAAAGGGATATTTGATCCGAGGGGAATAATGAATCCAGGAAAGATACTTGGGTAA